In the genome of Argopecten irradians isolate NY unplaced genomic scaffold, Ai_NY scaffold_0882, whole genome shotgun sequence, one region contains:
- the LOC138313749 gene encoding uncharacterized protein: MIISGKTDKEHLQNINTVLDRLESYSLTANLIKCHFFNDKITYCGHVTDGDGLHHKSPDKVEAVVKSPRHENMTQLRSFLGLVNYYRRFLPNLATVEAPLNQLLQHDNTWCWTDECDQSFQKVKELITSEQVLCHYNPKLPVKLACDASPHGLGSLLSHITEDGTERPVAFASRSLTKAETGYSQIDKKALGLCWVYKSSTPISTVVVILL, encoded by the coding sequence ATGATTATTAGTGGGAAAACTGATAAAGAGCACTTACAAAACATCAACACAGTACTCGATCGGCTGGAGAGCTACAGCCTTACAGCAAACTTGATAAAATGTCATTTCTTTAATGACAAGATCACCTATTGTGGTCATGTCACTGATGGTGACGGACTTCATCACAAATCTCCAGATAAAGTCGAGGCAGTCGTGAAATCCCCTAGACATGAGAATATGACACAGCTGCGTTCATTTTTGGGATTGGTAAACTATTACCGCCGATTCCTTCCTAACCTAGCAACTGTGGAGGCACCACTGAATCAACTACTACAGCATGACAACACATGGTGCTGGACAGACGAGTGTGATCAATCTTTTCAAAAGGTAAAAGAACTTATCACGTCAGAACAAGTTCTCTGTCATTATAACCCTAAGCTTCCAGTAAAGCTAGCATGCGACGCCTCACCTCATGGATTGGGGAGTCTACTTTCCCATATCACAGAGGATGGAACAGAGCGACCTGTGGCATTCGCTTCACGATCACTGACAAAGGCTGAGACGGGATATTCACAGATCGACAAGAAGGCATTGGGTCTCTGTTGGGTGTACAAAAGTTCAACACCTATCTCTACGGTGGTCGTCATTTTACTTTAG